From one Catellatospora sp. IY07-71 genomic stretch:
- a CDS encoding threonine/serine exporter ThrE family protein — MSVPPENLLEFLRQCGVALCLAGESANRIPDELVALADAYGVDDVEFLVVPTGVFVRSRGGGGVVVDFANADGPPLRLDQIDQLYKLFEQVKAAPIPPAEGIVKVRDILDAPPRHGNLVPVLGHGVLTVGIGLLFVRDGRALVSLALLGLLVGVLRLVAERVQVLSLALPVAAAMLVTFLAYRYSPELGADPASLLIPPLATFLPGAALTLGAQEMVTRSIISGASRLVSSVYVLLLLTFGIYAGMQLAGPVQDVPVPEQLGQWAPWVGVLVFGVGIYLNSAAPSRSLPWLIVTLFLAYGAQFLVGSWTGGVFAAFVGGLLIVPLANAVQRLGGPPAQVVFLPSFWLLVPGALSLVGVSGLTGLVELSATGRSNLITAFLTVVAVSLGVLVGSSLLSNVTASSRLYTSRSA; from the coding sequence GTGAGCGTGCCGCCCGAGAATCTGCTTGAGTTCCTCCGCCAGTGCGGGGTGGCCCTCTGCCTGGCCGGGGAGTCGGCCAACCGGATCCCCGACGAGCTGGTCGCCCTCGCCGACGCGTACGGGGTGGACGACGTGGAGTTCCTCGTCGTGCCGACCGGGGTGTTCGTGCGGTCGCGGGGCGGGGGCGGGGTGGTCGTGGACTTCGCCAACGCCGACGGGCCGCCGCTGCGGCTGGACCAGATCGATCAGCTGTACAAGCTGTTCGAGCAGGTCAAAGCCGCGCCCATTCCGCCCGCCGAGGGGATCGTGAAGGTGCGGGACATCCTCGACGCGCCGCCCCGGCACGGGAACCTCGTCCCGGTGCTCGGGCACGGGGTGCTCACCGTCGGGATCGGGCTGCTGTTCGTCCGGGACGGGCGGGCGCTGGTCAGCCTGGCGCTGCTCGGGCTGCTGGTGGGCGTGCTGCGGCTGGTGGCCGAGCGAGTGCAGGTGCTCTCGCTCGCGCTGCCGGTGGCTGCGGCGATGCTGGTGACGTTTCTGGCGTATCGGTACAGCCCTGAGCTGGGGGCGGATCCGGCGAGTCTGCTGATTCCGCCGCTGGCCACCTTCCTGCCGGGAGCGGCGCTCACGCTGGGGGCGCAGGAGATGGTCACCCGGTCGATCATCAGTGGCGCGAGCCGGCTCGTGTCCAGCGTGTATGTGCTGCTGCTGCTCACGTTCGGGATCTATGCGGGGATGCAGCTCGCGGGGCCGGTGCAGGACGTGCCGGTGCCGGAGCAGCTCGGGCAGTGGGCGCCGTGGGTGGGGGTGCTGGTCTTCGGGGTCGGGATCTACCTGAACAGTGCGGCGCCGTCGCGGTCGCTGCCCTGGCTGATCGTGACGCTGTTCCTGGCGTACGGGGCGCAGTTCCTGGTGGGGTCGTGGACCGGTGGTGTGTTCGCGGCGTTCGTGGGTGGGTTGCTGATCGTGCCGCTGGCGAACGCGGTGCAGCGGCTGGGTGGGCCGCCTGCGCAGGTGGTGTTCCTGCCGTCGTTCTGGCTGCTGGTGCCGGGGGCGCTGAGCCTGGTGGGGGTCAGTGGCCTGACGGGGCTGGTGGAGCTGTCGGCTACGGGGCGGTCGAATCTGATCACGGCGTTTCTGACCGTGGTGGCGGTGTCTTTGGGTGTGCTGGTCGGGTCGAGTCTGCTGTCCAATGTGACGGCGAGTTCGCGGCTGTATACCTCGCGGTCCGCCTGA
- a CDS encoding RNA helicase → MALTDHLPGSTDPDSLFDAFSTWVSEQGISLYPAQQEALIEIVSGANLILSTPTGSGKSMVALGAHFAAMAQGKRTFYTAPIKALVSEKFFALCAALGPENVGMMTGDAAVNPDAPVICCTAEILANLALRDGPDADVGQVVMDEFHFYSEPDRGWAWQVPLLELEDAQFVLMSATLGDVSRFVEDLTRRTGRPTAVVSSGERPVPLIHSYVTTPLHETIEELLSTKQAPVYIVHFTQAAALEQASALMSINMSTRAEKDAIAELIGSFRFTAGFGKTLSRLVRHGIGVHHAGMLPKYRRLVEQLAQAGLLKVICGTDTLGVGINLPIRTVLFTGLNKFDGQRMRLLKAREFHQIAGRAGRAGYDTLGTVIVQAPEHVVENEKAVAKAAGDPKKLKKLVKKKPPEGFVGWAQPTFERLVNAEPEPLTSSFHVSHAMVLNVIERGGDAFDNMRHLLTDNHETPAARRKHIRRAISIYRALRTAGIVEQGADGRIRVTDVLQLGFALNQPLSPFAVAAIELLDKNSPGYALDVVSIIEAVLEDPRQILYAQQDKAKGEAVAQMKADGIEYEERMALLEGVTWPKPLEELLEVAFESYRKGHPWVDDHRLSPKAVVRDMFEQGMTFTEYVSFYGLARSEGLVLRYLADAYRALRQTVPEDAKTEELHDVIEWLGELVRQVDSSLLDEWEQLTNPGAPPVEAAPPAVTRNVRAFRVQVRNALFRRVELAARRRWDLLGELDAEAGWDSDAWRDALEPYFELYDEIGIGPDARGPARIIIEQGKDVWKVRQILDDPDGHHDWGISAEVDLAASDEAGQAVLTITDVGQLGA, encoded by the coding sequence ATGGCGCTTACTGATCACCTCCCCGGCAGCACCGACCCTGACTCGCTGTTCGACGCCTTCTCCACCTGGGTGTCCGAGCAGGGCATCTCGCTCTACCCCGCCCAGCAGGAGGCGCTGATCGAGATCGTCTCCGGGGCGAACCTGATCCTGAGCACCCCCACCGGCTCCGGCAAGAGCATGGTGGCGCTCGGCGCGCACTTCGCGGCCATGGCCCAGGGCAAGCGCACCTTCTACACCGCGCCGATCAAGGCGCTGGTCTCGGAGAAGTTCTTCGCGCTGTGCGCGGCGCTGGGCCCGGAGAACGTGGGCATGATGACCGGCGACGCGGCGGTCAACCCCGACGCCCCGGTGATCTGCTGCACCGCCGAGATCCTGGCCAACCTGGCGCTGCGCGACGGGCCGGACGCCGACGTGGGCCAGGTCGTGATGGACGAGTTCCACTTCTACAGCGAGCCGGACCGGGGCTGGGCCTGGCAGGTGCCGCTGCTGGAGCTGGAGGACGCGCAGTTCGTGCTGATGTCGGCCACGCTGGGCGACGTCTCCCGATTCGTGGAGGACCTCACCCGGCGTACCGGGCGGCCCACCGCCGTGGTCAGCTCCGGCGAGCGGCCGGTGCCGCTGATCCACTCGTACGTCACCACGCCGCTGCACGAGACCATCGAGGAGCTGCTGTCCACCAAGCAGGCCCCGGTGTACATCGTGCACTTCACCCAGGCCGCGGCTCTGGAGCAGGCCAGCGCGCTGATGAGCATCAACATGAGCACGCGCGCCGAGAAGGACGCCATCGCCGAGCTGATCGGCAGCTTCCGGTTCACCGCCGGCTTCGGCAAGACCCTGTCCCGGCTGGTCCGCCACGGCATCGGCGTGCACCACGCGGGCATGCTGCCCAAGTACCGCCGCCTGGTGGAGCAGCTGGCCCAGGCCGGGCTGCTCAAGGTCATCTGCGGCACGGACACCCTCGGCGTCGGCATCAACCTGCCCATCCGCACCGTGCTGTTCACCGGCCTGAACAAGTTCGACGGCCAGCGCATGCGGCTGCTCAAGGCGCGCGAGTTCCACCAGATCGCCGGACGCGCCGGGCGGGCCGGCTACGACACCCTCGGCACCGTCATCGTGCAGGCGCCCGAGCACGTCGTCGAGAACGAGAAGGCCGTGGCCAAGGCCGCGGGCGACCCGAAGAAGCTGAAGAAGCTGGTCAAGAAGAAGCCGCCGGAGGGCTTCGTCGGCTGGGCCCAGCCGACCTTCGAGCGCCTGGTCAACGCCGAGCCCGAGCCGCTCACCTCCAGCTTCCACGTCAGCCACGCCATGGTGCTCAACGTCATCGAGCGCGGCGGCGACGCCTTCGACAACATGCGCCACCTGCTCACCGACAACCACGAGACCCCCGCCGCGCGCCGTAAGCACATCCGCCGGGCGATCTCGATCTACCGGGCGCTGCGCACCGCGGGCATCGTCGAGCAGGGCGCGGACGGCCGCATCCGGGTCACCGACGTGCTCCAGCTCGGCTTCGCGCTCAACCAGCCGCTGTCGCCGTTCGCGGTGGCCGCCATCGAGCTGCTGGACAAGAACTCCCCCGGGTACGCGCTCGACGTCGTGTCGATCATCGAGGCCGTGCTGGAGGACCCCCGGCAGATCCTCTACGCCCAGCAGGACAAGGCCAAGGGCGAGGCCGTCGCGCAGATGAAGGCCGACGGCATCGAGTACGAGGAGCGCATGGCGCTGCTCGAGGGTGTGACCTGGCCCAAGCCGCTCGAGGAGCTGCTGGAGGTCGCGTTCGAGTCGTACCGCAAGGGCCACCCGTGGGTCGACGACCACCGGCTGTCCCCCAAGGCGGTGGTACGCGACATGTTCGAGCAGGGCATGACCTTCACCGAGTACGTCAGCTTCTACGGCCTGGCCCGCTCCGAGGGCCTCGTGCTGCGCTACCTGGCCGACGCGTACCGGGCGCTGCGCCAGACCGTGCCCGAGGACGCCAAGACCGAGGAGCTGCACGACGTCATCGAGTGGCTCGGCGAGCTGGTCCGCCAGGTCGACTCCAGCCTGCTCGACGAGTGGGAGCAGCTCACCAACCCCGGCGCCCCGCCGGTCGAGGCCGCCCCGCCCGCCGTGACCCGCAACGTGCGCGCGTTCCGCGTCCAGGTCCGCAACGCCCTGTTCCGCCGCGTCGAGCTGGCCGCCCGCCGCCGCTGGGACCTGCTCGGCGAGCTGGACGCCGAAGCCGGCTGGGACAGCGACGCCTGGCGCGACGCGCTGGAGCCGTACTTCGAGCTGTACGACGAGATCGGCATCGGCCCCGACGCCCGCGGCCCCGCCCGCATCATCATCGAGCAGGGCAAGGACGTCTGGAAGGTCCGCCAGATCCTGGACGACCCCGACGGCCACCACGACTGGGGCATCAGCGCCGAGGTCGACCTGGCCGCTTCCGACGAGGCCGGCCAGGCCGTCCTCACCATCACCGACGTAGGCCAACTAGGCGCCTAA
- a CDS encoding PIG-L family deacetylase, which yields MHRRTALSALLLAGGGAIALGLGRPWERVWSAEAARQAAFLNVCAHPDDDLYFLNPDVLQALAEGCPVTSVYLTAGEANGVNAPQDDEPDYEGYAAARQYGIRAAYAAMATGDRDAAWRREVRRLPGDVVFETATLAAKPHVTLAFLNLRAPLDAADGGSNRLAWLWTGRRDEQPYLRPTDSPLPAPGRLRRDDVLAVLASLLSTGAPTVVRTLDPAPEHLKYDADDGADYSDHQDHLYAAYFAYEAVRRHRAAGGPAVQVQSYRGYFNKYWPRNLSPAVYERKFSYLDIYGWADGHDCGVPYGCGDLQVGAGARNKRYGRSQTYRHPGGTAWLVPYAGGLSAFAVFAGTAVMWRRDAGEADWAAPVPVGGQHLVPHLDTVLTADGRLHLFGVRQELDVAGPRLVVVHGVQERPGAGFTWTDVGNPDAGGDPVRARELGMPYAVADAGGGLTLFVRDFSRGVSVRQATPGGGWGPWTGLDGGGVRDALVAVTAGARTDLYAVTDDELVCWTRESPGGRFGRRRTLLHGSMDGTLAVARTLNGQDGPVLAGQADGATLTIAQDTGASTVKANGGTGAVAGLLRDGLLRLVRRNDEGRVDVTEPHPPGEPPVWHGSGVLFTGAPAVAVDAGGTAYAAVLGVDGHLWTCRLDGSGTKLAWRAAPGPPTLSQV from the coding sequence TTGCACCGTCGTACCGCGCTGAGCGCCCTGCTGCTGGCCGGCGGCGGCGCGATCGCCCTGGGGCTGGGCCGCCCCTGGGAACGCGTCTGGTCCGCCGAGGCGGCGCGGCAGGCCGCGTTCCTGAACGTCTGCGCCCACCCCGACGACGACCTGTATTTCCTCAACCCGGACGTGCTGCAGGCGCTGGCCGAGGGGTGCCCGGTGACGAGCGTCTACCTCACCGCGGGCGAGGCCAACGGGGTCAACGCCCCGCAGGACGACGAGCCCGACTACGAGGGGTACGCCGCCGCGCGCCAGTACGGCATCCGGGCGGCGTACGCGGCGATGGCGACCGGGGACCGCGACGCCGCGTGGCGGCGGGAGGTGCGCAGGCTGCCCGGCGACGTGGTCTTCGAGACGGCCACGCTGGCCGCGAAACCGCACGTCACCTTGGCGTTCCTCAACCTGCGCGCGCCGCTGGACGCCGCGGACGGCGGGTCCAACCGGCTGGCCTGGCTGTGGACCGGGCGCCGCGACGAGCAGCCCTACCTGCGGCCCACCGACAGCCCGCTGCCCGCGCCGGGCCGGCTGCGCCGCGACGACGTGCTCGCCGTGCTGGCCTCGCTGCTGAGCACCGGCGCGCCTACGGTGGTGCGCACCCTCGACCCGGCCCCGGAGCACCTGAAGTACGACGCCGACGACGGTGCGGACTACTCCGACCACCAGGACCACCTTTACGCGGCGTACTTCGCCTACGAGGCGGTGCGGCGGCACCGGGCCGCGGGCGGGCCGGCCGTGCAGGTGCAGAGCTATCGCGGTTACTTCAACAAGTACTGGCCACGGAATCTCAGCCCGGCCGTCTACGAGCGCAAGTTCTCCTATCTCGACATCTACGGCTGGGCGGACGGGCACGACTGCGGTGTGCCGTACGGGTGCGGCGACCTGCAGGTGGGCGCCGGTGCCCGGAACAAGCGCTACGGCCGCAGCCAGACCTACCGCCACCCGGGCGGCACCGCCTGGCTGGTCCCGTACGCGGGTGGGCTGTCGGCGTTCGCCGTGTTCGCGGGCACCGCGGTGATGTGGCGGCGCGACGCGGGCGAGGCGGACTGGGCCGCGCCGGTGCCGGTCGGCGGGCAGCACCTGGTGCCGCACCTGGACACGGTGCTCACCGCCGACGGCCGGCTGCACCTGTTCGGGGTGCGTCAGGAGCTGGACGTGGCCGGGCCGCGGCTGGTGGTCGTGCACGGCGTGCAGGAGCGGCCCGGGGCCGGGTTCACCTGGACCGACGTGGGCAACCCGGACGCGGGCGGCGACCCGGTCCGGGCCCGCGAGCTGGGCATGCCGTACGCGGTGGCCGACGCGGGCGGCGGGCTGACCCTGTTCGTGCGCGACTTCTCCCGCGGGGTCAGCGTGCGGCAGGCCACCCCCGGCGGCGGCTGGGGCCCGTGGACCGGCCTGGACGGCGGCGGCGTCCGGGACGCGCTGGTGGCGGTCACCGCGGGCGCCCGCACCGACCTCTACGCGGTGACCGACGACGAGCTGGTGTGCTGGACCAGGGAGAGCCCCGGCGGCCGCTTCGGCAGGCGGCGGACGCTGCTGCACGGATCGATGGACGGCACCCTGGCGGTGGCCCGCACGCTGAACGGGCAGGACGGGCCCGTGCTCGCCGGGCAGGCCGACGGGGCCACGCTGACCATCGCGCAGGACACCGGCGCTTCGACGGTGAAGGCCAACGGCGGCACCGGCGCGGTCGCCGGGCTGCTGCGCGACGGGCTGCTGCGGCTGGTGCGCCGCAACGACGAGGGACGCGTCGACGTCACCGAGCCGCACCCGCCCGGCGAGCCGCCGGTCTGGCACGGCTCGGGAGTCCTGTTCACCGGCGCGCCGGCGGTCGCCGTGGACGCCGGTGGGACCGCGTACGCCGCGGTCCTCGGCGTGGACGGGCACCTCTGGACCTGCCGGCTCGACGGATCCGGCACGAAACTCGCCTGGCGCGCCGCCCCCGGCCCACCCACGCTGTCCCAGGTGTGA
- a CDS encoding stealth family protein yields the protein MPPRSALLAGLSRRSVDLLLPRVKGRDGAGERWARSAIRWHLTRRYGLDGLHLTPTADGPVLARPVPGITPLEARRRCLETVLAVLADAGVDHFCVRGYDDRAAAVAISSGPRREAWAALRREALRRPLFVAPVTDGGVGTPLPATSNHAWRLLSGQRVIRLIQYFCDPSGNLLFGPEHGCDLEVWSRTPQGPLHAPRPNRCADFVPADGSRVTLDEAKFTRLASAYAGPQPQRPTRAEFAGTLLDDVTFPVDVVYTWVDDADPAWRSRRDTALGEQRAPLMTQAAGAARFANHDELRYSMRSLHLYAPWVRRIWLVTDDQVPSWLDGCHERVTVVSHKEVFGGAGRLPTFNSHAIETRLHHIDGLAEHFVYFNDDVFVGRPLSPLKFFQPNGLSKSFPSKGKVDPGPAAGHDLASTAAGKNNRELIARDFGRHLTYKMKHVPHPLRRDVLAEMGERYAAELERTAGNRFRDPSDLSLVSSAYHYYALATGRAVLDRIRSTYVSLAAPDAKAALTRMRTRRDHDVFCVNDEEGTPEQRAARHRLLHGFLTAYFPVAAPWELPPPALPRQDR from the coding sequence GTGCCTCCGCGGTCCGCTCTGCTGGCCGGTCTGTCCCGCAGGTCGGTGGACCTGCTGCTGCCACGTGTCAAAGGTAGGGACGGGGCAGGTGAGCGGTGGGCGCGGTCCGCGATCCGATGGCACCTGACCAGGCGGTACGGCCTGGACGGGCTGCACCTGACGCCGACCGCCGACGGGCCGGTGCTGGCCCGTCCGGTGCCCGGGATCACCCCGCTGGAGGCGCGGCGGCGCTGCCTGGAGACGGTGCTGGCGGTGCTCGCCGACGCCGGGGTGGACCACTTCTGCGTACGCGGCTACGACGACCGGGCCGCCGCCGTGGCGATCAGCTCGGGGCCGCGCCGGGAGGCCTGGGCCGCCCTGCGGCGCGAGGCGCTGCGCCGGCCGCTGTTCGTGGCGCCGGTGACCGACGGCGGGGTCGGCACGCCGCTGCCCGCGACCTCGAACCACGCCTGGCGGCTGCTGTCCGGGCAGCGCGTGATCCGCCTGATCCAGTACTTCTGCGACCCGTCGGGCAACCTGCTGTTCGGCCCGGAGCACGGCTGCGACCTGGAGGTCTGGTCGCGCACCCCGCAGGGCCCGCTGCACGCGCCGCGGCCCAACCGGTGCGCCGACTTCGTGCCCGCCGACGGCTCGCGGGTGACCCTGGACGAGGCGAAGTTCACCCGGCTGGCGTCGGCGTACGCCGGGCCGCAGCCGCAGCGGCCCACCCGGGCCGAGTTCGCGGGCACCCTGCTGGACGACGTCACCTTTCCGGTGGACGTGGTCTACACCTGGGTCGACGACGCCGACCCGGCCTGGCGGTCGCGGCGCGACACGGCCCTGGGCGAGCAGCGCGCGCCGCTGATGACGCAGGCCGCCGGGGCCGCGCGCTTCGCCAACCACGACGAGCTGCGCTACTCGATGCGCTCGCTGCACCTCTACGCGCCGTGGGTGCGCCGGATCTGGCTGGTCACCGACGACCAGGTGCCGTCCTGGCTGGACGGCTGCCACGAGCGGGTGACCGTGGTCAGCCACAAGGAGGTGTTCGGCGGGGCGGGGCGGCTGCCGACGTTCAACTCACACGCGATCGAGACCCGGCTGCACCACATCGACGGGCTGGCCGAGCACTTCGTCTACTTCAACGACGACGTGTTCGTCGGCCGGCCGCTCAGCCCGCTGAAGTTCTTCCAGCCCAACGGCCTGTCGAAGTCGTTCCCGTCCAAGGGCAAGGTCGACCCGGGGCCGGCGGCCGGGCACGACCTGGCGTCGACGGCCGCGGGCAAGAACAACCGGGAGCTGATCGCGCGCGACTTCGGCCGGCACCTGACGTACAAGATGAAGCACGTGCCGCATCCGCTGCGCCGCGACGTGCTGGCCGAGATGGGCGAGCGGTACGCCGCCGAGCTGGAACGCACCGCGGGCAACCGGTTCCGCGACCCGTCCGACCTGTCGCTGGTGTCCTCGGCGTACCACTACTACGCTCTGGCCACCGGGCGGGCTGTCCTCGACCGGATCAGGAGCACCTATGTCAGCCTGGCCGCCCCGGATGCGAAGGCCGCGCTGACCCGGATGCGCACCAGGCGTGACCATGACGTGTTCTGCGTCAATGACGAGGAGGGCACACCGGAGCAGCGTGCCGCGCGGCATCGCCTGCTGCACGGCTTCCTGACCGCGTACTTCCCCGTGGCCGCGCCGTGGGAGCTGCCACCGCCCGCCTTACCACGACAGGACAGGTGA